In a single window of the Acidobacteriota bacterium genome:
- a CDS encoding glycosyltransferase family 2 protein, with translation MTEIPSLLKPNPSLISVVIPVYNGEGYLVEAIQSVLDQAYQPLEIIVVDDGSTDRSPEVVAGFPQVHLVSQPQAGPGAARNTGILAATGNWLAFLDADDVWTQHKLRLQLSAFEQDPDLDAVFGHVQQFVSPELSDEVKNRLKCPPDPMPGFLPGTMLIKRESFFRVGLLNPVQKLGDFIDWHSRATDAGLKMLMLNDVVMRRRLHTTNLTLRERDSRSDYVKMLKGVLDRRRVQM, from the coding sequence ATGACTGAAATTCCTTCACTTCTCAAACCAAATCCGTCACTCATCAGCGTGGTCATTCCGGTTTATAACGGTGAAGGCTATCTGGTCGAAGCTATCCAAAGCGTGCTTGATCAAGCATATCAACCGCTTGAAATCATTGTGGTTGATGATGGTTCAACTGATCGCAGTCCTGAGGTTGTGGCTGGGTTTCCACAGGTACATTTGGTGTCTCAACCGCAGGCTGGGCCAGGGGCTGCTCGCAACACTGGAATCCTGGCGGCAACCGGTAACTGGCTGGCATTTCTGGATGCCGATGATGTGTGGACTCAACACAAATTGAGACTTCAACTCTCTGCGTTTGAACAAGATCCAGACCTTGATGCGGTCTTTGGGCACGTTCAGCAGTTTGTCAGTCCAGAACTCAGTGATGAAGTAAAAAACCGCTTAAAGTGCCCACCAGACCCGATGCCAGGATTCCTTCCTGGAACAATGTTGATCAAACGCGAATCCTTTTTTCGGGTTGGGTTGCTGAATCCAGTCCAAAAGCTGGGAGATTTTATTGACTGGCACAGCCGGGCGACCGATGCTGGACTCAAAATGTTGATGCTCAATGACGTCGTGATGCGCCGCCGGTTGCACACCACCAACCTGACGCTCCGCGAGCGGGATTCACGAAGTGATTATGTCAAAATGCTGAAAGGCGTTCTTGACCGTCGTCGCGTCCAGATGTGA
- a CDS encoding nucleotidyltransferase family protein, whose protein sequence is MPQPPFPSHLKTHRPNPEQELLLQAALLKGDPARAAWEAWCAKVDLQTLDDGSFRLLPLLYQNLKALGVEHPWLQVMKGIHRHTWVKNQTLLHGMTPVLKMFQQAGIEPIVLKGTALITRYYENFGLRPMGDFDVLVPRQSANQAIELLGQAGWTPGFRAPHAQVFRKSDGTECDLHWNLFFENCRVEVDDPFWQLAEPAKVGGVPVKVLNPTDQFLHVCVHGARWNPVPPLRWLADAVVILEHSTIDWNRLVQQATRMGLVLPLRDTLGYLAWLLGVEVPEAVLAELNQHLVSFAYRLDYRAWTVPPEQRGPGLTLWAYWREFEQWSYGADKSPHIWQFPQFLQHLWGVESVHKIPWLVIAGGVRRLESQMKN, encoded by the coding sequence ATGCCTCAGCCGCCATTTCCATCTCACCTCAAAACCCATCGTCCCAACCCGGAGCAGGAATTGCTGTTGCAAGCTGCTTTGCTCAAAGGAGATCCAGCGCGTGCTGCCTGGGAAGCCTGGTGTGCGAAAGTTGACTTACAGACGCTGGATGATGGCTCGTTTCGGTTGCTGCCATTGCTCTACCAAAATTTGAAAGCGTTGGGGGTTGAGCATCCCTGGTTGCAGGTGATGAAAGGAATCCACCGCCATACCTGGGTCAAAAATCAGACGCTCTTGCACGGGATGACCCCAGTTCTCAAGATGTTCCAACAGGCGGGTATCGAACCGATTGTTTTAAAAGGAACGGCTTTGATTACAAGATATTACGAGAACTTCGGCTTGCGGCCAATGGGAGATTTTGATGTACTGGTTCCGCGCCAGAGCGCCAATCAGGCCATTGAACTGCTTGGTCAGGCTGGCTGGACGCCTGGTTTCCGCGCACCACACGCGCAGGTTTTTCGAAAAAGCGATGGCACCGAATGCGACCTGCACTGGAATCTCTTTTTTGAAAATTGTCGAGTTGAAGTTGATGATCCCTTTTGGCAACTGGCTGAACCCGCCAAAGTGGGCGGCGTTCCAGTCAAAGTGCTCAATCCCACAGACCAGTTTCTGCATGTATGTGTCCACGGAGCGCGTTGGAATCCGGTGCCTCCGCTTCGCTGGCTGGCTGATGCCGTTGTGATCCTGGAGCATTCGACAATTGATTGGAATCGGTTAGTCCAGCAGGCGACTCGAATGGGGCTGGTGCTGCCGTTACGCGACACGCTGGGGTATCTGGCCTGGTTGCTTGGGGTTGAGGTTCCAGAGGCCGTGCTGGCGGAGTTGAACCAACATCTGGTTTCATTTGCCTATCGCCTGGATTATCGAGCCTGGACCGTGCCCCCAGAGCAGCGAGGCCCTGGATTGACACTCTGGGCATACTGGCGGGAGTTTGAACAGTGGTCCTATGGTGCGGACAAGTCACCACACATCTGGCAGTTTCCTCAGTTTCTGCAACACCTTTGGGGAGTTGAATCAGTCCATAAAATCCCATGGCTGGTGATAGCAGGAGGCGTTCGGCGGTTGGAGAGTCAGATGA